The Vicia villosa cultivar HV-30 ecotype Madison, WI linkage group LG1, Vvil1.0, whole genome shotgun sequence genome includes a region encoding these proteins:
- the LOC131593378 gene encoding uncharacterized protein LOC131593378, with protein sequence MNNALLLKWKRRILHDDEAIWNSFIKARYFCPKIRIQVDGGMWQRKGESIWWKDLCKINLLEDRVANDFSGSFMCCCKNGKDVLFWHNRWLGDQPLRLVFPDLYALSSKKHCTVADILEWMDGIHRWRWEALFSADSIFDSSITAAAAASQNWARFVDMLCGFLPCDLSRDTFSWSFNGDNVFSVSSLAHAVDNAKPLAWDPKVIDSLKVLWDLKLPPKIKIFAWKVFIDRIPTRDQLLNRGVVNVTCPDCVMCGSCLESSSHLFFNCQEVKGIWKHVFLWLGTPNEFTEEEMLSFDVIQEKVNCSKRRILINYVWFATIWSIWLMRNAIIFKGEVFCFDVICSNIVFLSWRWLCSGYTKFRPIYYEWFKLPLSVPFSL encoded by the coding sequence atgaaTAATGCTCTTCTCTTAAAATGGAAGAGGAGAATCTTGCATGACGATGAGGCTATTTGGAATAGTTTTATAAAAGCTAGGTACTTTTGTCCTAAAATTAGAATTCAAGTTGACGGGGGAATGTGGCAAAGAAAGGGTGAATCTATTTGGTGGAAAGATTTATGCAAGATTAATTTGTTGGAGGATAGGGTCGCAAACGATTTTTCCGGGAGTTTCATGTGTTGTTGCAAGAATGGCAAAGATGTTCTTTTTTGGCATAATAGGTGGTTGGGCGATCAACCTCTACGCTTGGTCTTTCCGGATTTATATGCTCTTTCTAGCAAGAAACATTGCACGGTGGCGGATATTTTAGAATGGATGGATGGGATACATAGATGGAGGTGGGAAGCTTTGTTCTCGGCCGATTCCATTTTCGACAGTAGCATAACAGCCGCGGCTGCTGCCAGCCAGAACTGGGCTCGGTTTGTCGACATGCTCTGCGGATTCCTTCCTTGCGATTTAAGTCGAGACACTTTCTCTTGGTCCTTCAATGGAGACAACGTTTTTTCCGTCTCAAGTTTGGCTCATGCGGTTGATAATGCCAAACCTTTAGCTTGGGATCCTAAAGTTATCGATTCGTTGAAAGTGTTGTGGGATCTTAAGCTCCCGCCGAAGATTAAGATCTTTGCTTGGAAAGTCTTCATTGATCGGATACCAACTAGAGACCAATTGTTGAATAGAGGTGTTGTTAACGTTACTTGTCCGGATTGTGTGATGTGTGGCTCTtgccttgaatcttcttcccatctTTTTTTCAATTGCCAAGAGGTGAAAGGTATTTGGAAGCATGTCTTCTTATGGCTTGGCACACCGAACGAATTTACCGAAGAGGAGATGCTTAGTTTTGATGTCATTCAAGAAAAGGTGAATTGTAGTAAACGTCGTATTTTGATCAACTACGTTTGGTTTGCTACTATTTGGAGTATTTGGCTTATGAGGAATGCCATTATTTTTAAGGGGGAGGTTTTTTGTTTTGATGTCATTTGTTCTAACATTGTCTTTCTTTCTTGGAGGTGGTTATGTAGTGGATATACTAAGTTTAGACCAATTTACTATGAATGGTTTAAACTTCCATTATCCGTTCCTTTTTCCCTCTAG